Proteins from a genomic interval of Rhipicephalus microplus isolate Deutch F79 chromosome 6, USDA_Rmic, whole genome shotgun sequence:
- the LOC119186536 gene encoding uncharacterized protein LOC119186536, protein MGWLNTGASVMFAVIVTGSIVAHHPPREPTDAFRMLGAFPRVVAISSSNNDTSFKCLAATRTHFDLEAKKASYVWHLGGSRAATATRNVTFDIQEGNAPDQTTYFIDNDRTRPYTAYYNYTDYETCMVMIVPYNNHDHCLLWVKPAVAHAVPRHCLDNYEETCDVRVPQYDNDLCGHQE, encoded by the exons ATGGGCTGGCTAAACACTGGAGCGTCCGTGATGTTTGCCGTTATAGTCACCGGCAGCATTGTCGCACACCATCCTCCTCGTGAGCCAACGGACGCATTTAGG ATGCTTGGTGCTTTTCCCCGTGTTGTGGCCATATCCTCCTCCAATAACGACACTtcgttcaaatgccttgctgcaaCAAGAACTCATTTTGATCTGGAAGCAAAGAAGGCTTCCTATGTGTGGCACTTGGGCGGAAGCCGTGCAGCCACAGCTAC GAGGAACGTCACATTCGACATTCAAGAAGGAAATGCTCCCGACCAGACAACCTACTTTATTGACAACG ACCGGACTCGCCCGTACACTGCCTACTACAACTACACTGATTACGAAACTTGCATGGTCATGATAGTTCCATACAACAACCACGACC ATTGCTTACTGTGGGTCAAACCTGCTGTCGCACATGCTGTCCCTAGGCACTGTTTGGACAACTACGAAGAGACGTGCGATGTCCGGGTTCCACAGTATGACAATGACCTCTGTGGCCATCAGGAAT